A genomic region of Colletotrichum destructivum chromosome 1, complete sequence contains the following coding sequences:
- a CDS encoding Putative Glycine-rich domain-containing protein translates to MMAPPVTVFENPWAKDKPKILLQAAAARHIEIVEIFLKLLPYFKQDERGNIHDEALTLSEWRYTCYLRFLDFSGESPNDFPPPWDVAIIWYCHLLSPTRFHRHLWDGKHRAYGLNHHQFPATRLLALINSGGWSDKKAEKKWQFFNKKKIGPELPFQLWRYPPWEDRRRSSILSMLSAPKPSSQIGEDPPIVMYSLDGTLCRPFWKDRWSLSDWTEVRTGRRLETCLNMGVHHRFGQQCELTIWPDLRDLRATLDRQIAFWKAVIHARDTQKDFDTIVGESVEDYERFIKLLARPPDKSSAASNLALDMDTLYRDEERARYSGNREFVPPNLVVDLLWHTHRLYPASYWTWSFAVTRRLIDYEPSTSATAARRTLAETRLEWRKKYHEDCPEYSTMDDAGMGDYIADAAVVPAGHSARVKAKWILGGLNPVKGRNRYTKGVYCVYDGMYIPFEGSACSGDGGGGGGGDGGGCGGDGGGGGE, encoded by the exons ATGATGGCTCCTCCCGTCACCGTTTTCGAGAACCCATGGGCAAAGGACAAGCCCAAGATTTTGCTCCaggccgctgctgct AGACACATTGAGATCGTCGAGATATTTCTGAAGCTTCTCCCGTACTTTAAACAAGACGAGCGTGGCAACATTCATGACGAAGCTCTGACACTCTCGGAATGGCGGTACACATGCTACCTTCGGTTCCTCGACTTCAGCGGAGAATCGCCAAATGATTTCCCGCCGCCCTG GGACGTTGCGATTATCTGGTACTGCCATCTTCTATCACCCACAAGATTCCACCGCCATTTATGGGACGGCAAGCACAGGGCTTATGGATTGAATCATCACCAGTTTCCCGCTACACGGCTGTTGGCCCTTATCAACTCTGGCGGGTGGTCCgacaagaaggccgagaagaaaTGGCAGTTTttcaacaagaagaaaatcGGCCCGGAGCTTCCCTTCCAACTTTGGCGATATCCTCCTTGGGAAGACAGAAGGCGTTCGAGCATACTCTCCATGCTGTCTGCACCGAAGCCGAGCAGCCAAATCGGGGAGGACCCTCCTATCGTCATGTACAGCCTCGATGGAACGCTCTGCAGACCTTTTTGGAAAGACAGGTGGAGTCTGTCTGATTGGACAGAGGTTAGGACCGGCAGGAGATTGGAGACGTGCTTGAACATGGGCGTACACCACAGGTTCGGGCAACAGTGCGAGTTGACCATTTGGCCGGATCTCCGGGACCTCCGCGCCACGCTGGACAGGCAGATCGCGTTCTGGAAAGCCGTAATCCATGCACGAGATACGCAAAAGGACTTTGATACCATCGTCGGCGAGTCTGTCGAGGATTACGAGCGGTTCATCAAGCTACTCGCACGACCCCCGGACAAGTCCTCCGCTGCCAGCAACTTGGCGCTCGACATGGACACGCTCTACCGCGATGAGGAGAGGGCTAGATACTCCGGGAACCGCGAGTTCGTGCCCCCCAATCTggtcgtcgacctgctctGGCACACGCACCGGCTGTACCCCGCCAGCTACTGGACCTGGAGCTTCGCGGTCACCCGGAGGCTCATCGACTACGAgccatcgacctcggccacggcggcgaggagaaccCTCGCGGAAACGAGGCTCGAGTGGAGGAAGAAGTACCACGAGGATTGTCCCGAGTACTCCACCATGGACGATGCGGGTATGGGAGACTACATCGCCGACGCTGCGGTGGTCCCGGCGGGCCATTCGGCGCGGGTCAAGGCGAAGTGGATCCTCGGTGGCCTGAACCCGGTGAAAGGGAGGAATCGGTACACAAAGGGAGTCTATTGTGTCTATGACGGCATGTACATCCCGTTCGAAGGGTCTGCCTGCagtggcgacggcggcggtggtggtggcggcgatggtggtggttgtggcggtgatggcggcggcggcggggaatGA
- a CDS encoding Putative zn(2)Cys(6) fungal-type DNA-binding domain-containing protein: MPKHRKSRLGCRECKERKVKCNESKPICIRCKGVGRVCSYQELVSKIPTPTSQASATSPLPSSTSAPSFHHGSIRGRGSNLASYPTTPASSSDDAAAAAAATPIDPRLLPESFFSETFSLFHFDLLLHFRGTLTDVMISVQNDMERMLHLTYAEALKAPYLMDQVLAFAAAHRSVVAVEEEARVLYQNEATQLQARAISKLGLGGVQVTEDNIMALFCFSLLIGQQTLFDAFSAATSIPTVLDKLVQCLTLHHGIRVIVAESIEKFMTLLQKYMPHDPVYAVADVTNLSHGSECDSLLRRLADSEMNEQNRGVYVEVVKILQYLIDSVRSDGKRRYIVIQEWPVRISQEYIALLQQRRPEALIILSYYAVLLHWARAYWTVGDSGRFLIEATSRHLGSYWADWLEWPNQELSVGIDEGS; encoded by the coding sequence ATGCCCAAACATCGGAAATCCCGCCTCGGGTGCAGAGAGTGCAAAGAACGCAAAGTCAAGTGCAACGAATCGAAACCCATCTGTATTCGGTGTAAGGGCGTGGGGAGAGTCTGTTCATATCAAGAACTGGTCAGCAAGATtccgacgccgacatctcAAGCGTCGGCTACCTCGCCGCTTCCGTCATCCACGTCGGCTCCGAGTTTCCATCACGGCAGCATCCGAGGACGCGGATCAAACCTCGCTTCGTATCCGACTACGCCAGCTTCGAGTTCAgatgatgctgccgccgccgccgccgccacgcccATCGACCCGCGGCTACTCCCCGAATCGTTCTTCTCGGAGACCTTCAGCTTGTTCCACTTCGATCTACTTCTCCACTTCAGGGGCACGTTGACCGACGTCATGATCAGTGTGCAAAATGACATGGAACGCATGCTGCATCTGACATATGCCGAAGCCCTGAAAGCTCCCTACCTGATGGACCAAGtgctcgccttcgccgccgctcaCAGGAGCGTGGTGGcggttgaggaagaggcgagAGTCTTGTACCAAAATGAAGCAACCCAGCTGCAGGCCAGGGCCATAAGCaagctgggcctcggcggcgtgcaGGTCACGGAAGATAACATCATGGCCCTCTTCTGCTTTTCCCTCCTTATCGGCCAGCAGACACTTTTCGACGCCTTTTCTGCCGCCACGTCCATCCCGACCGTCCTTGACAAGCTCGTCCAGTGCCTCACGCTACATCACGGCATCCGTGTTATTGTGGCCGAGTCCATAGAGAAGTTTATGACGCTGCTGCAGAAGTACATGCCCCACGATCCCGTCTACGCGGTCGCGGATGTGACAAATTTGTCCCACGGCAGCGAGTGTGACAGTCTGCTCCGTCGCCTAGCGGATAGCGAGATGAACGAGCAGAACAGGGGTGTCTACGTCGAGGTTGTCAAGATACTGCAGTATCTCATTGACTCGGTGCGATCGGACGGCAAGCGCCGGTACATCGTCATTCAGGAGTGGCCGGTCCGCATATCCCAGGAATACATCGCGCTGTTGCAGCAGCGCAGGCCGGAAGCTCTCATCATTCTATCCTATTACGCCGTATTACTCCATTGGGCCAGGGCTTATTGGACTGTGGGGGACTCTGGGAGGTTTCTGATCGAGGCCACTTCCCGTCACCTTGGGTCTTATTGGGCAGACTGGCTCGAATGGCCCAACCAAGAATTGAGCGTAGGTATAGACGAGGGATCATGA
- a CDS encoding Putative tannase/feruloyl esterase, alpha/Beta hydrolase produces the protein MALSLAQTCVPSAFNPFVYGTEIQSLEANLVTNYSASVPEAYRYTSPSVQLQNATFCNVTVTYTHPGQSDSIVVEAWLPTEWNERFLAVGGGGWVAGRFFLSYNAMQGALADGYATITTDAGLGSSVEPSQWAQTSPGNVNLYNLQNLGSVSLNEQAIIGKSLIKNFYGQAPKYSYWNGCSQGGRQGLMLAQRYPTAFDGIAAGAPAINWNKLFTFVQWPQQVMNELGEWPFMCELDAITLAAVSACDELDGVVDGVVSDVKQCFDTFDPFSVVGEPTACAQLNGTQKTITKAAATVVNATWYGREDYHGILPGADLTGNSPRSFGQPGIAATDCTEKGCAGTPSNLGTLWFKLFVAKHATLDMTKLTREEFDSLAYSGTQQYASMIETSDADLRAFKAAGGKMVTFHGLADNVIPPGGTEDYYNAVADVDPEVRDFYRYFEAPGLGHCFGGASGSPAGLFQQLRDWVENGTAPEKTPIKITVGNTTHDRILCPYPQTSVFDQDCGDASKAGCWSCSGGLSVANRTKRSAQRWNEL, from the exons ATGGCCCTCTCCCTTGCGCAGACTTGCGTCCCTAGCGCCTTCAACCCATTTGTTTACGGAACCGAGATCCAGTCCCTGGAAGCAAACTTGGTCACCAACTACAGCGCATCAGTCCCTGAAGCCTACCGCTAcacctcgccgtccgtcCAGCTCCAGAACGCGACCTTCTGCAACGTTACCGTTACATACACTCATCCTGGGCAGAGCGACAGCATCGTAGTAGAGGCCTGGCTGCCGACGGAATGGAATGAGCGTTTCCTTGCCGTaggtggaggaggttggGTCGCAGGCCGCTTCTTCCTGAGCTACAATGCCATGCAGGGTGCCCTGGCCGATGGCTATGCAACGATCACTACTGACGCCGGGCTTGGTTCGTCGGTGGAGCCCAGTCAGTGGGCTCAGACAAGCCCTGGCAACGTCAACCTTTACAATCTACAGAATCTGGGTTCCGTCTCCCTCAACGAGCAG GCAATCATCGGAAAGTCGTTGATCAAGAACTTTTACGGTCAAGCCCCGAAGTACTCTTACTGGAACGGCTGCTCCCAGGGTGGGCGCCAGGGTCTCATGCTCGCCCAGCGTTACCCGACTGCCTTTGACGGAATCGCGGCCGGCGCGCCAGCGATCAACTGGAACAAGCTTTTCACGTTCGTCCAGTGGCCGCAGCAGGTCATGAACGAGCTCGGGGAGTGGCCCTTTATGTGCGAGCTAGACGCCATTACCCTCGCAGCTGTCTCCGCTTGCGACGAGCttgatggtgttgtcgacggcgtcgtctccGACGTTAAGCAATGCTTCGACACTTTCGACCCCTTCTCCGTCGTGGGAGAACCCACTGCCTGCGCCCAGCTGAACGGAACCCAGAAGACCATTACCaaagccgccgccactgTGGTCAACGCAACCTGGTATGGCAGGGAAGATTACCACGGTATCTTGCCCGGAGCCGACCTCACCGGAAACTCACCGAGATCATTCGGCCAGCCAGGTATTGCAGCAACGGACTGCACCGAAAAGGGGTGTGCTGGAACGCCCAGTAACCTCGGTACCTTGTGGTTTAAACTATTCGTGGCCAAGCACGCAACTTTAGACATGACAAAGCTCACAAGGGAGGAATTTGACAGTCTCGCGTACTCGGGCACTCAGCAATATGCTTCTATGATCGAAACAAGTGACGCCGACCTGAGAGCTTTCAAGGCTGCCGGCGGGAAAATGGTAACCTTCCACGGACTT GCCGACAACGTAATTCCCCCAGGTGGCACTGAAGATTACTACAACGCAGTGGCCGACGTCGATCCAGAGGTTCGCGACTTCTATCGGTACTTCGAGGCCCCCGGCCTGGGCCActgcttcggcggcgccagcggCTCGCCGGCCGGGCTCTTCCAGCAACTTCGTGACTGGGTCGAGAACGGCACCGCGCCTGAGAAGACGCCGATAAAGATCACTGTGGGCAATACGACCCACGACCGGATCCTATGCCCGTACCCGCAGACATCAGTCTTTGACCAGGACTGCGGCGACGCTTCCAAGGCAGGGTGTTGGTCTTGCTCCGGAGGGCTTTCGGTTGCGAATCGCACCAAAAGGTCGGCGCAACGTTGGAACGAGTTGTAA
- a CDS encoding Putative GroES-like superfamily, polyketide synthase, enoylreductase domain-containing protein: protein MRETMRSWQYSAINGRLEDCLTLKEDTPAPQKSSLSKDELIIEIISASLNPVDYKLPVSTLLGRLVITRPATPGLDFCGRVVATHPSNDAFKAGQIVFGGYPGPSQRGTLAEYIIISGANCTPLPAGIDPDQASAVGTAATTAYRSLMPDTLKAGGKIFVNGGSGGTGTWTIQMAKALGVEVVTTCSAKNINLCRQLGADEVIDYRTRDVVAELKSRGKVFDLVIDNVGGTSALYDISSTILKPGGTFSSVGVGEALSLSGLFSDVCKLLRPSFLGGKPFYFVQMDNTAETFRRIGDWMAEGKARAVIDSSFAFEDVPAAYSKLREGHAKGKIVVHVAGASRQ, encoded by the coding sequence ATGCGGGAGACCATGAGAAGCTGGCAGTACTCCGCCATCAACGGAAGGCTGGAGGACTGCCTGACGCTCAAAGAAGACACGCCGGCCCCTCAGAAGTCATCTCTTAGCAAAGACGAGCTCATCATCGAAATCATCAGCGCATCGCTCAACCCGGTCGACTACAAATTACCCGTGTCCACTCTACTCGGCCGCTTGGTGATCACCCGCCCAGCGACCCCGGGCTTGGACTTCTGCGGCCGCGTCGTGGCCACGCACCCTTCCAACGACGCGTTCAAAGCCGGGCAGATCGTTTTCGGAGGCTACCCTGGCCCGAGCCAGAGAGGCACCTTGGCGGaatacatcatcatctcGGGCGCAAACTGCACCCCCCTGCCGGCGGGCATCGACCCCGATCAGGCCTCCGCTGTCGGTACGGCTGCCACGACGGCGTACCGGTCTCTGATGCCAGATACCTTGAAGGCTGGGGGGAAGAtcttcgtcaacggcggcagcggaggCACGGGGACATGGACGATACAGATGGCCAAAGCCCTTGGGGTCGAAGTCGTCACGACATGTTCCGCCAAGAACATTAACCTCTGCCGCCagctgggcgccgacgaggtgaTCGATTACAGGACTCGGGATGTGGTGGCCGAGCTGAAGAGCAGAGGGAAGGTCTTCGACCTGGTGATTGACAACGTGGGGGGCACCTCGGCGCTCTACGACATCAGCAGCACCATCCTTAAACCCGGCGGCACCTTTTCCTCGGTGGGTGTCGGGGAggctctctccctctccggGCTATTCTCCGATGTGTGCAAGCTACTGCGTCCTTCCTTCCTGGGCGGAAAGCCGTTCTACTTCGTTCAGATGGACAACACTGCCGAGACTTTCCGGCGCATTGGGGACTGGATGGCGGAGGGGAAAGCAAGGGCCGTCATTGATTCATCGTTTGCGTTCGAAGACGTCCCGGCCGCCTACAGCAAGCTGAGGGAGGGTCACGCCAAGGGGAAGATTGTTGTCCATGTCGCGGGAGCTTCAAGACAATGA